Part of the Brassica oleracea var. oleracea cultivar TO1000 chromosome C8, BOL, whole genome shotgun sequence genome is shown below.
ATAGTTATGTGTCACCATGAGAATAAAATTTAGAATTCTTAGAAAAATATGTTGGTCTATCTTAACTTATATTATACTTTTAATTAAACTAACTATTAAATTGATAAATAGTATACAAAAGAATATTCTTGCACTTTCCTCAAATAAAAGCTACGAAAATATGATTAACGTATATAACAATCAGTGATTATGAATAATAAATATTTGATAATAAGTTTTGTAATAGCTCTTTTTTGTTTAACTTTATATTATTAAAAGATATCAAACAACCACATTAATCATATAATAATTTTTTTTCGTATATATTATATTTTGAATTTTTAAAACGACTACAAATTACTAAAAACGTTAAATGTCTCACCCTAAAATTTTGTGATCAATGGCTTAACTTTTTTTGGTAATAACAAGATACAAATTATCATAAATCGTATGAATATGAAGTCCCGTTTACTAGACATTCATATTATATATTAATATAGCTTAAAATTAAACTATATAACATAGAAAAATATTTAAATATGATAATTTCTAAATTTGTATTGAAAAAGTATTGAAACCTTAATATTTTAATTTTGAAATTTGCATTCAAAAAATCACACATTAGAAATTTTGTGTTTATCATATGAGTATGAATTCTCAATAATAAATTTTGTATTTACCCAGACCTCACAGTGGATTCTCTCATTGATTCTACTTCGCAAACTTGGAATTTGCAGACACTTCGGACTTTGGTGGACCCACAGGATGTGAAAATTATAGAAAGCATACCACTGAGCAGAACTCAGATGGTAGATAGGGATGGATTGCATTTCACAAACTATGGAAAATATACGGTCAAATCAGGATATCAGGTAGAACGGGTTTACCCAGACAGAGACAAACCACCATTAATGTTTGGACCCACGGTGGATGTATTGAAGGCGTTCTGTTGGAAGATACGATGCCCACCAAAGATCAAACATTTTCTATGGCAATTGGTCACGAAGTGTATAGCAGTCAAGAAGAATCTGCAAGCGCGGGAGATACATGGGGATATACGGTGTGCACGGTGTGGAGCTGATGAGGAATCGATAAACCATGTGTTTTTTGAATGTCCCCCAGCACTTCAGGTTTGGGCTCTCTCAAAGATGCCATCAAATCCAGCTATTTTTCCAACAAGCTCTCTCTTCACTAGCATGGATCATCTCTTCTGGAGAGTTTTCCCGCAGGTGGATGATCATCAGTTTGCATGGATATTATGGTATATTTGAAAGTGAAGGAATAATAAAGTTTTTAGTAATCTGGATTTTGATCCTAGAGACACGCTAAATTTGGCAGAAACAGAGTCAACACTTTGGACTGAGGCACATATATTGAACGAACAGAGGAATGTACGACACATAGAGGTTACGACTTTACCGTCAATTCCAGGAAGATGATGTTTCACAGATGGTTCCTGGAAAGAGAATGATATTTTCTCCGGACATGGTTGGTTTAGTACTCTAGAAGGATTTGATGGGCTGTTAGGGGCGAGGAATGTCCGGGCTAGTCTTTCTCCTCTTCATGCCGAGATGGAAGCACTACTCTGGGCAATGAAATGCATGAGAAACTTACGTCAATTTCAGGTTACATTTACAATAAATTGCTGTCAATTGGTGAAGATGGTTTCGCAACCAGAAGAATTGCCAGTTTTTGCAAACTATTTAGAAGATTTAAAGGCCCTAAAAGAAAGTTTCTTCCATTCAGAGATTATCTATGTACCAAGGACGAAAAATACAAAGGCATATGGCCTAGCACGCAGTGTCAGGAAGCAATCGTCTTTCGTCGTTTACATGGATCAAGATCTCTCCGTTTGGTTCACAGAGTCAGTATGAGTCTGTATAAGTTGATGACAAAAAAAATATATTAAAATATACTATATATGTCCATATCATTAAAATTTAGTTATATACCATATAAAATAAATAAAATGATTATTTTGATTTATAACCAAAAAAATATTGTAAATAAACAAGATGTATTGTTTTGATTTATGTCTTTAGTTAATTTAATTATATACATAATACGTAATTGAATACAAATAAATAATAATAGATAAAAATTAGTTTTGTATATAACATTCACTCCGTATAATTGCGCGGATCTTAAGCTGGTCATATAATGAAATTGACGGAGACCAATAGAAAATAGGATAGTTAGAAACTTGTCAACGTCACAAAAAAATCAACTGCTTGAATGCAACGTTGGAAACACGTTAGTGTTAGAATCCATAAGGAGACCAAGTCCTAGTCCACGACGTTGTCTCTTCTAATTCTAATAGTATTAGTGTCACACATCATCTTTTAGTTTTACATACTGAAAGTGGTTTCTAGATCGCTTTGGTCTAAGAAAAAATTATTTTCTCTTCTTCCAAGTTCCATCTCCTAGAATTTCATTCGTATTATTCAACTGATTTTTTGTGATCCAAAATAGTTTTGTTCCTAAGCAATATCTCTAACACATATTTAATTTTTTTAATAACCGTGGAGATTCGGCGACGACCGAGGTCAACCAACTAATCCCACGAAGCCTACGTCACTCTACGCATTTTAGCCATTTAAAACAGTCCGGATGGCCAGCGGAGATCGAACCAAAGTTTCGCCGTATTGTGTTTATTTTCTCTCGAGCGCTACTGGACTACTACCACCGGTTAATACTTGTTTTTTTTTCTTGTGGCCTTTTTTCTTTTTGACAGATGACCAACATTTTCTATATGTTCTTGGAGATTGATATTACTCTAATTGTCGTTCAAAAAAAAGATATTATTCTAATTAATCCATTTGAATTTTGGTGCCCCAAGACTTCGACTACGTGTTATCCAGATTTGGCAGTTTGGTTTGTTTCCAATTGTGTGATTTTCCACATGGTAACATCTGTTTGGCAGAGAGTTCAAGCTCTGGTTAGGTAAGAACTATGGCTACACGCGCCCCCAAAGACGGATACGTTTTGACACGCGATTACACGCGCCTCCAAAAAAGACGATTAGGGATATGTTTCGCCGTCAAGCTGACCGCGTTCTCTGTCGTTCTCCGACGTCACTCGAGACGTCGGTCCTCACCCTCCACCACAAAGCCAGTCCCTCCCTCCTCATGGGGAAGAAAAAACCACCCAAAAAATCATCCTAAAAGAAAAAGAAGAAACCCAGTTCTCCGGCCGTTACTGTAAAAAGCAATGCCGTAGACTCCGTTTCTCCTCCACTAGAATCGGTGCCGGTCTCTACCGATGCTGCATCTCCACCTGAGCTAATCCCTCAAGAAACTCGAGCTGTTGGGTCTCCGCCCTCAGCACACAAATTTTCAGAACCGGATTGAAAATTCCTTGAATCTACAAAACAAGTTGCCTCTGTGAAGGTTGTTGAATCAACTGTGCCAGAGCCGACCATCCCATCTGACGTCGCTACTGTGAAGGTTGTGAACTCAACTGTACCAGCAACGACACTAAACTCAGAAAAAGTTGAAACTCAGAAGGCGGAGATAGACACTAGTTCACCCCGACAAACCAAACTGACACTTGGTGCGACAAGGCCAAGGGAATGGGAAAGAAATTGCAGAAGAAGGGCACGCCATACACACTACCTTCCGGTGAAGTCTGCATCAACATCCCCAACTCTGTGATTGAGAAACATAAAAAATCATGGGACTGTTTTGTTCTTGTTCAATTCTATCACGGCCCTCCTTCTCAAGGAACTATCTACAAGATCGTAAATGGGATCTGGAGCAAGAACTACAGAGACATCACAGTTTCAAAAATGGAGGGCTTTGCGTTTTTGTTCAGGATTCCTAACGCCTCCACTAGAAACAAAGTCATCAAGCAATGTCTCTGGCAAATTGAGGGCCAAACGATGTTTGTTGACAAATGGGAACCAGGAGTCATTCCGACGAAGCTTGAACTCACCTCGGCTCCAATTTGGCTAGAGCTGCAAAACGTTCCCCTCCAATTCTTCAACGAAGATGGACTGGAACGCATTGCAGGACTGGTTGGACACCCCAAATACATACACCTGAATACCGCTAATAAGACGGTTCTCGATGTCGCAAAGGTTTTCACTGTTATAGACCGAGGAAACCTCTCCCAGAAGCGGTCAATGTGTAGTTCGATTCGGGTGACATCGCTCGAGTACTGGTCCCTAGCCCCTGGATGCCACCGGTGTGCCAACAATGTCAGGAGATTGGACATACAACAAAAAGATGCAAGTGTGCGCCGCCATCGTGCTCAACCTGCAACTCCTCCTCTCATACCACTGAGAACTGTACAAGATCAAGGAAGAAGGAGGAGGATCGAGCACCATCACGAAGGCACAGGCCAAAGCCCCAAGTTAAATAGTGGAGGGCTTGCGAGGTTAAAGCTCTTCCTAACGTGTCAATTTCCACTGAAAAGATCTTGGCAGGAGACAGCAGTGGTCTGACGTCAATCGAGAAGCTTAATGGAAATGTGCTGATCCGAAGTAACTCTACCGAGACAGAGGATGAGAAATCATCTGGAATTGAGCATGAATCATCAGACACTTTCTCTGGTGATGGGTTACCATGATGATCACCAGAACTACATCAAGGTTGTTTCGAGAAGAAGCAAGAAGAAGAATCGGGGGTTCACACCCTCAAACCACTAATCCCTATGTATATAGACCTTTTTTGTTGGAATGTATGCGGGTTCAATGTTTATAGTCACCGCAGAGGTTTTAAAAATGGTGGAAGTTAAATAAACCACTTTTCGGGGGTATTATAGAAACCCATGTCAAGCAACCGAAGATTATGAAATTCGTCAATAGTATTCTTCCTGGTTGGAATTTTGCAGAGAATTACAATTTCTCTAAGCTCGGTAAAATTTGGGTGGTGTGACACTCATCAGTTCAAGTCACAGTGCTCCACACATCACTGCAGTCCATCACGTCTCAGGTACAGCTCCCGAACCAACTGTCTGCCTTCTTCATTACTATTGTCTACGCTTCAAATGATGATGACCTGAGGCAGGAGTTATCGAAGGAGCTTATCTATTTGAAAGATGATTTGACAATGATTAACATGCCATGGATCGTTTTGGGGGACTTCAATACCAAACGCTCAACCCGGTTGAATATTCTTGACCAACATCTCTCAACATCGACACTAAAACAAGACGGTTCCAAGAAGCTCTCCTCGAGGCTGATCTCAGCGACCTGGCATACAATGGCCCACAGTTTACTTGGACGAACAAAAACAAAACAAACCTCATCGCCAAGAAGCTCAATCAGGTCTTAGTAAATGATGAGTGGCTGTCTCTTATGCAAGAACCGATGGCTATGTTTGGTGAACCTGACTTCTCTGACCACACGGTATGTGGTGTCGTCCTCAAGCCATCTTCAGTTAGAGACAGAAGACCTTTCCGGTTATATAACTACATACTCCACAACGAACTATTCCTGGAGTTTCTTATGGAACAATGGTACTCTATTCATGTCTCAAGCTCTGCATTGTTCATCATCTCACAGAAACTAAAAAGGATCAAGAACGGAGTTAGATCATTTTGCAGAGAAAACTACTTAAACTTGGAAAAGAGAGTTGAGGAAGCTCACACTCGGCTTCTATCAGTGCAAAATAACCTCCTCCTCTCGCCATCTGAAGCTAATGCCACCGCTGAATCCCTGGCCCATGATGCTTGGTTGATACTCTCAAAAGCGGAAGAGCGCTACTTATTTCAGAGATCTCATATAAACTGGATTCAGCATGGGAACTGCAACTCAGCTTATTATCACAGGCTGATAACAACACGAAGGTCATTTAATTACATCCACTATCTCCTAAATAATCAAGACTCAAGAGTAGAAGGCCAGATCGAGATTCAGAAACTCTGCATTGACTACTTTGAAGATTTGTTGGGCTCTAAGCAAAGCGCCCCTCTCTTTGACCCACAAGACCTCTCCATCCTAATGACATTTAGATGCTCGCAAACTCAGAGAACAGATCTTACTAAGGGTTTCTCAAGGCATGAAATAAGAGATGCTTTCTTTGAGTTACTGGCAAACAAAACTAGTGGACCAGATGACTACACGGCAGAGTTCTTTACGAGGGCTTGGAATATTATGGGAACAGAGGCCATGGATGCAATCCAAGAGTTCATTAAATCTGGAAACCTGCTCAAGCAATGAAATTCTACCTCGCTGATCCTCATACCTAAGACAGTAAACGCTGACAGGACCAAAGATTTCAGACCTATCTCTTGTGTTAACACCCTCTACAAAGTAATATCCAGATTGTTAACCAAGAGACTGCAGGAGATCCTCTTTCACGTCATCTCTCCCTCTCAATCAGCTTTCATCAAAGGGAGACTGCTCGCTGAAAACGTTCTCTTAGCAACAGAACTGGTTCATGGCTACAATAGACGTAATATTGACAAGAGGGGCATGCTTAAAGTGGATCTGAGAAAAGCGTTCGACTCGATTCGATGGGACTTCATCCTAGCAGCACTTAAAGCAATCAACGTGTCTGATATGATCATAAAATGGATAGAGGAATGCATAACTACCCCGACTTTCACTGTCTCGGTTAATGGCGTCTCTGGTGGTTTTTTCAAAAGCACAAAGGGCTTGCGTCACGGCGATCCCCTCTCGCCGTATCTCTTTGTATTGGGTATGGAGGTCTTCTCTACACTGCTACACTCCAGATTCGATTCAGGCTACATTACCTACCACCCAAGAGCTGAAGATATTGGTTTATCTCACCTAATGTTCGCAAATGATGTAATTATATTTTTTTACGGAGGGACTGCTTCTCTGCATGCAATATATGAAACTCTAGATGACTTTGCTGGATGGTCGGATCTTCATGTTAACAGGGACAAATCAGAGCTTTTCCTGGCCGGGCTCAACAACCAGGAAACCAACGACTTCGCTGTGTATGATTATCCCATTGGTAAGCTTCCTATTAGATATTTGGGACTACCTCTAATGCATAGGAAACTTAGGATATCAGAGTATGATCCTCTGCTGCAAAAGCTAGCGAGTACGTTCCGGTCTTTGGCAGTTAAAATGCTGAGTTATGCTGGAAGACTGCAGTTACTCTCTACAGTCATTAATGGGACAGTGACTTTTTGGATGGCTACTTTTATTCTCCCTAAAGTCTGCTTGAAGAAGATTGAATCCATGTGCTGTATATTTCTCTGGTCTGGAAGTATTGATGACAGAGTGACAGCTAAGGTCGCTTGGTCTGACGTGTGTTTACCCAAAGAAGAGGGTGGCTTGGGCCTTCATAAATTCAATGATTGGAACAAAGTTCTCTGTCTTCGATTCATCTGGTTGCTATTCTCGGAATTGAATTCTCTCTGGGTCCAGTGGCAAAAACACCTTCACCTTCAGAACGTCAGTTTTTGGTCATTGGAGAAGAAGTCTACTTTCTCTGCATCGTGGAACTCAATTCTATCACTGAGACCTCTTGCTGAGGAATTCATCAAATGCAGAGTAAACAATGGAGCTCAAAGTTGGTTATGGTACGATTCATGGACACCTTTTGGTAAACAAATCTCCTACCTAGGGCCAAGGGAACCGAGGGACTTGAGAGTTCCTCTAAACGCTCACGTAAGAGACGCAACGACCGACACCGGCTGGTTACTGGCTTAGCCTCGATCCGACAATGCGCTCGCTCTTCAGATTCACCTAACGACCGTCACCAACCCTCAACAGACAACGCTTCCTGATTCTTACTACTGGGTTGTTGATGGTAAAGATTGTCGTGGTTTGTCCTCATCTATGACTTGGAAAGCTCTCAGGCCACGTTCTACCATTAAAGGCTGGGCTAAATCGATATGGTACTCAGGCGCTGTTCCCCGTCAGACTTTCAACATGTGGCTTGCAAATCTCAACAGACTCCCGACTAAACTACGGCTGGCAGCTTGGGGCCTAAACGTTCAGACTACATGCTGCTTATGTAACAGGTTTGAAGAGTCCAGAGACCACCTTTTTCTCACCTGCACGTACGCTACCGATCTATGGAGGTTGATCTTTGCGAGGCTCGACCGTCAACAGGCTCTCCCCATCACTTGGAGTGAGCTACTGTCTTGGACCAGAACTTCCACCTCCCAATTGCCATCAACACTGAAGAAGCTCGCCACTCAATCACTGCTCTACAACATTTGGAGACAGCGCAACTCAGCTGTGCATTTCAACGGATTCGCCCCAACCCATACGACGTTCAACATCATCGACAGGGACATCCGCAACACCATTAGTGCGAGAAGAC
Proteins encoded:
- the LOC106309173 gene encoding uncharacterized protein LOC106309173 → MAMFGEPDFSDHTVCGVVLKPSSVRDRRPFRLYNYILHNELFLEFLMEQWYSIHVSSSALFIISQKLKRIKNGVRSFCRENYLNLEKRVEEAHTRLLSVQNNLLLSPSEANATAESLAHDAWLILSKAEERYLFQRSHINWIQHGNCNSAYYHRLITTRRSFNYIHYLLNNQDSRVEGQIEIQKLCIDYFEDLLGSKQSAPLFDPQDLSILMTFRCSQTQRTDLTKGFSRHEIRDAFFELLANKTSGPDDYTAEFFTRAWNIMGTEAMDAIQEFIKSGNLLKLLTKRLQEILFHVISPSQSAFIKGRLLAENVLLATELVHGYNRRNIDKRGMLKVDLRKAFDSIRWDFILAALKAINVSDMIIKWIEECITTPTFTVSVNGVSGGFFKSTKGLRHGDPLSPYLFVLGMEVFSTLLHSRFDSGYITYHPRAEDIGLSHLMFANDVIIFFYGGTASLHAIYETLDDFAGWSDLHVNRDKSELFLAGLNNQETNDFAVYDYPIGKLPIRYLGLPLMHRKLRISEYDPLLQKLASTFRSLAVKMLSYAGRLQLLSTVINGTVTFWMATFILPKVCLKKIESMCCIFLWSGSIDDRVTAKVAWSDVCLPKEEGGLGLHKFNDWNKVLCLRFIWLLFSELNSLWVQWQKHLHLQNVSFWSLEKKSTFSASWNSILSLRPLAEEFIKCRVNNGAQSWLWYDSWTPFGKQISYLGPREPRDLRVPLNAHTTLPDSYYWVVDGKDCRGLSSSMTWKALRPRSTIKGWAKSIWYSGAVPRQTFNMWLANLNRLPTKLRLAAWGLNVQTTCCLCNRFEESRDHLFLTCTYATDLWRLIFARLDRQQALPITWSELLSWTRTSTSQLPSTLKKLATQSLLYNIWRQRNSAVHFNGFAPTHTTFNIIDRDIRNTISARRHRKKYNSLMQLWIR